The Deltaproteobacteria bacterium genomic interval TACTTACGACGAACTGTCGCCGCTGCTCGGCATCGATCCGGGAAATATGTACAAGGCGATCCGCACCGTCGGGGCTGAACACTGCACGCTGTCATCCGACGCCGGCGAGCCGCTGTTTCCCAATTCGGTGGAATCGCTGCGCCTGCTGCGCGGCCACATGTCGGCGTTCGGCTGCACGGACGATGAAATCTACACCATGTGCACGGTCAATCCCGCGTTCATCGTCGGCCTCGAACCGCCGGCCAAGCAGCGAGCGAGCGCTGCACACTAAGCGTAACCCGTAGGATGCGGTGAATCCGCGAACCGCATCGTTGCCGCGCAACGTAACAACGATGCGGTTCCCTTCGGTCACCACATCCTACGAACTCGGATTCGGAAATCCCTCCCGCCAAGCATGTCCTGAGCTGAGCCGAAGGAACGCAAAGGCGCCAAGCTCGGAATAGATAATTCATTCCTTTCCGAACTTGGCGCCTTTGCGCCTTTGCGAGAGATTATCCGAATTTGACTTGTGGTGAACGAAAACAAGTTAACGCTCAAACAAACCCTAAAATCCCCGCCAGCGCAGCAGCTCCAAACAGCCAGAGCGGATTCCACGGCTTGCCGAGCGCCACAACGACGGTGAGCAGCGTGATCGTGTAACCGCGCCAGTCGTGATTCACCGCGCGCATGAGGATCGTCGCGCTAGCGAAAACTAATCCGATGGTAATCGGCGTCAGACCGAGGCGAACCGCGCGAAAGATCCGCGCATCGGGATAGCGCTGCTTTAGATGGCCGACGAGCATCGTCAGCGTCGTCGCCGGCACGAGCAGTGGAATCGTCGTCGCGGCGACGCCCTTCCATCCCGCGAGATACCAGCCGATCAGCGTGACGTACATGACGTTGGGACCAGGCGCCACCTGGGCCAATGTATAAATCTCGGCGAACTGCCGGTCGGTCAGCAAGTGATGGACTTCAACTAAATAGCGATGAATGTCCGGCAAGATCGTCGACGGACCGCCGACGGCGACGAACCAGAGCGCGACGAAATGGAAAAACATCGCCGTAAGATCCACGCGTTCCATCAAGACTGCTCTTTCCACGCCGCGAATACCGCCCATGGCGCCAGCGCGCCGACGACCCACAAGAGCGGCCAACGCATAACGCCGACACCGACAAACGCCAACGCGCCGAACAACCACGACTGCCAACGGCGCGGCAACGCCGTCGCCAACTTGATCACGGTTGCCATAAGCAATCCGGCCGCGACGCTCGACATGCCGGCGAGCGCTTGCTGCACTTGCAGCAACGCGCCGAAATGTTGATACAGCACGCCCATGCCGACCACCACGAGACAGGGCCAACCCAGGAAGCCGGCAACCGAAGCCGCAGCGCCACTCCAACCGGCGAAGCGATGGCCGACCATGACTGTTAAATTGAGAACGTTGGGTCCCGGCAACAATTGTCCGAGCGACAACGCCTCGACAAATTCCCGTTCGCTGAGCCAACCCTGTTTCTCCACCAGCTGGCGCCGCGTCCAGAAAATCGCGCCGCCAAAACTCGACAAGCTGATGCGGGAAAAAGCTAAAAACAGCGCCAACGGAGTAACGCGCGGGTTTTGCGATTCGGTTTGTTGCATGTCTTTCGAGCAGTAACACAGAACCGCATTGCGATGCACTTGGCGACCGCGATGACGTTGGCCATGCGGCAATCCTCGCGCTGGGCGAGTTAATTATGATAGAGAAAGCAGTCAAAGGAGAAAGCAATGATCCATCGCTCGTTCTGCGCCGTGATCATCACCGCGATCGCGCTCTGCGCCATTGCAACAGCAAGCAGCGCGGCCGAATCGTCCTGCCCCGCGATCCTCGATCATAAGTTCGCCAATCTGATGGACGAGCCGGTTTCGCTCTGCCAGTTTCGCGGCAAAGTACTGCTCATCGTCAACACCGCCAGTGAATGCGGCTACACGCCGCAATACGACGGCTTGGAAAAACTATATCGCCGTTATCGCGACAAGGGTTTCGCGGTTTTAGGATTTTCCGCCAACGACTTCGGCGCCCAGGAACCGGGCTCGAACAAAGAGATCGCGCAATTCTGCCAGGTCAATTATGGCATCACCTTTCCGGTGTTCGCCAAGACTTCAGTAGTTGGCGTTAAAGCCAACCCGCTGTTTCGCGAGCTGGCGGCCAAGACCAAGAAGCCGCCGCAATGGAATTTTCACAAGTATCTTCTCGATAAAGCCGGACAACCGGTAAATGTTTTCGAAAGCGCCGCCGAACCGGAAGACCGACGCATCACCACGGAAATCGAAAAACTGCTGCTTGCGCGCTAAATCGAAACTAGTCAAATCGTCGCAATGAAAGATGCAATGTCCCTGCGCATGGTGATCCACTGAGAAAGTTCGTCATGTCCGATCCCAGCCCACAAAGCGGTGCAGAGTTTGTCGCAGAACAATTGCGCGACAAGATTGACGCGCTCTACCGCTTCGACTCTCGCCAGATTCTCGCCACCTTGATTCGCCTGCTCGGCGATTTCGATCTCGCCGAAGAAGCGCTGCACGAAGCTTTTCGCGCCGCGTTGGAACAATGGCCGCGCGATGGCGTGCCGGCCAATCCGCGCGCCTGGCTGATTTCCACCGGCCGCTTCAAAGCCATCGACGCGATCCGCAAGCGCGCGCGCTTCGAATCGTTGCCCGACGATATCGCCGAGCGCCTGACCAGCGAAAGCGACGATTTAGAATCAACTCGGCATTTCGCGATCGGGGTATGAACCCCGCTCGCGACCAAAGGGGATGCTCGCCCCCTTTGGAAACCCCATTTAGTTGTGCCCGCCGCAAGCAGCGGGGAATATTAGATTAAACCGTTCACAGCAACCAACACCACCGAATTCAGCTTCAAGCCCGAAGCTGAAAAAACGCTGGTCACTTGGAGCATGTTCGGCGAAAACAATTTCATCGCCAAGGCCTTCGCCTGTTCATGAACATGGACAAAAT includes:
- a CDS encoding chromate transporter; this encodes MGGIRGVERAVLMERVDLTAMFFHFVALWFVAVGGPSTILPDIHRYLVEVHHLLTDRQFAEIYTLAQVAPGPNVMYVTLIGWYLAGWKGVAATTIPLLVPATTLTMLVGHLKQRYPDARIFRAVRLGLTPITIGLVFASATILMRAVNHDWRGYTITLLTVVVALGKPWNPLWLFGAAALAGILGFV
- a CDS encoding chromate transporter, producing the protein MQQTESQNPRVTPLALFLAFSRISLSSFGGAIFWTRRQLVEKQGWLSEREFVEALSLGQLLPGPNVLNLTVMVGHRFAGWSGAAASVAGFLGWPCLVVVGMGVLYQHFGALLQVQQALAGMSSVAAGLLMATVIKLATALPRRWQSWLFGALAFVGVGVMRWPLLWVVGALAPWAVFAAWKEQS
- a CDS encoding glutathione peroxidase, giving the protein MIHRSFCAVIITAIALCAIATASSAAESSCPAILDHKFANLMDEPVSLCQFRGKVLLIVNTASECGYTPQYDGLEKLYRRYRDKGFAVLGFSANDFGAQEPGSNKEIAQFCQVNYGITFPVFAKTSVVGVKANPLFRELAAKTKKPPQWNFHKYLLDKAGQPVNVFESAAEPEDRRITTEIEKLLLAR